In a genomic window of Streptococcus mitis NCTC 12261:
- a CDS encoding ABC transporter ATP-binding protein: MAQENVIEMRDITKVFGEFVANDKINLHLRKGEIHALLGENGAGKSTLMNMLAGLLEPTSGEIVVNGQVVNLDSPSKAASLGIGMVHQHFMLVEAFTVAENIILGSELTKNGVLDITGASKEIKALSERYGLAVDPSAKVADISVGAQQRVEILKTLYRGADILIFDEPTAVLTPSEIDELMAIMKNLVKEGKSIILITHKLDEIRAVSDRVTVIRRGKSIETVEIAGATNADLAEMMVGRSVSFKTEKQASQPKEVVLSIKDLVVNENRGVPAVKNLSLDVRAGEIVGIAGIDGNGQSELIQAITGLRKVESGSIELKGDSIVGLHPRQITELSVGHVPEDRHRDGLILEMMISENIALQTYYKEPHSKNGILNYSNITSYAKKLMEEFDVRAASEFVPAAALSGGNQQKAIIAREIDRDPDLLIVSQPTRGLDVGAIEYIHKRLIEERDNGKAVLVVSFELDEILNVSDRIAVIHDGKIQGIVSPETTNKQELGVLMAGGNLGKEKSDV; this comes from the coding sequence ATGGCACAAGAAAATGTCATTGAGATGCGTGATATTACCAAGGTGTTTGGTGAATTTGTTGCCAACGACAAAATCAACCTGCACCTACGAAAAGGTGAAATTCATGCACTTTTAGGAGAAAATGGGGCTGGAAAGTCCACGCTAATGAACATGTTAGCAGGGCTTCTTGAACCAACCAGTGGTGAAATTGTGGTCAACGGTCAAGTTGTCAACCTCGACTCACCATCTAAAGCAGCTAGCTTGGGAATCGGAATGGTTCACCAGCACTTTATGTTGGTAGAAGCCTTCACAGTGGCTGAAAACATCATTTTAGGTAGTGAATTGACTAAAAATGGTGTGCTAGATATCACTGGAGCTAGCAAAGAAATCAAGGCTCTTTCTGAACGTTACGGCTTAGCTGTTGATCCTTCTGCTAAGGTGGCTGATATCTCAGTTGGAGCCCAACAACGTGTAGAAATTTTAAAAACCCTTTATCGGGGAGCTGATATCCTTATCTTTGACGAACCAACGGCTGTCTTGACTCCATCAGAAATTGATGAGTTAATGGCTATTATGAAAAATCTTGTCAAAGAAGGGAAATCAATTATCTTGATTACCCACAAGTTGGATGAGATTCGTGCAGTTTCTGACCGCGTTACAGTTATTCGTCGTGGGAAATCAATTGAAACCGTCGAAATTGCAGGAGCTACCAATGCTGATTTGGCAGAAATGATGGTAGGTCGTTCTGTTTCCTTTAAAACAGAGAAGCAAGCTTCTCAACCAAAAGAAGTGGTCTTGTCAATCAAAGATTTGGTGGTCAATGAAAACCGCGGTGTTCCAGCTGTTAAAAATCTGTCCTTAGATGTTCGTGCTGGAGAGATTGTTGGGATTGCGGGGATTGATGGAAATGGTCAGTCTGAACTCATTCAAGCCATTACAGGTCTTCGCAAGGTTGAATCTGGTAGCATTGAGCTAAAAGGAGATTCAATTGTAGGCTTGCACCCACGACAAATTACAGAGTTGAGTGTTGGGCACGTTCCAGAAGACCGTCACCGTGATGGCTTGATTTTGGAAATGATGATTTCTGAAAATATTGCCCTTCAAACCTACTACAAAGAACCACATAGTAAAAATGGAATTTTGAACTATTCAAATATTACTTCTTATGCTAAAAAGTTAATGGAAGAGTTTGATGTTCGCGCTGCCAGTGAATTTGTTCCTGCAGCTGCACTCTCAGGAGGAAATCAACAAAAAGCAATTATTGCTCGTGAAATTGATCGAGATCCTGATCTCCTTATCGTCAGCCAACCAACTCGTGGTTTGGATGTCGGTGCCATTGAATATATCCACAAACGCTTGATTGAAGAGCGTGATAACGGGAAGGCTGTCCTTGTTGTCAGCTTTGAATTGGATGAGATTTTAAACGTTTCAGACCGTATTGCCGTTATCCACGATGGTAAGATTCAAGGTATTGTATCACCAGAAACAACCAATAAACAAGAACTTGGTGTCTTGATGGCTGGTGGAAACTTGGGAAAGGAGAAGAGTGATGTCTAA
- a CDS encoding pyrimidine-nucleoside phosphorylase, translated as MRAVDLIQKKRDGQELTSSEIEWLVEGYVSGTVPDYQMSAFAMAVYFKGMTTREISDLTMKMVQTGQEFDLSAIDGVKVDKHSTGGVGDKVTLILAPLVASFGVPVAKMSGRGLGHTGGTIDKLESIKGYQVERSQEDFIHQVQDIGVSVIGQSDQLVKADKLLYALRDVTATVDTIPLIASSVMSKKIAAGADAILLDVTVGEGAFMKTVDEARELAQTMVELGKAVGRKTVAVITDMSQPLGRAIGNRLEILEALEILQGQGRQDITHFICELAQIMLGLANVNKTVEEVRQHLENGKALAKFEEMVQAQGGDLEDLYRPVNVAHVVEIPAQETGVISALPAMEFGLYAMRLGAGRAVKSDALDYETGIVFEKKVGDSVQKGEIVAKVYTNGKISSQLVTDFQKYVKINDSVQSLREIIEIIS; from the coding sequence ATGAGAGCAGTTGATTTAATCCAAAAAAAACGAGATGGTCAAGAACTGACTTCGAGTGAAATTGAATGGCTAGTTGAAGGCTATGTGTCAGGAACTGTCCCTGATTATCAGATGTCTGCCTTTGCTATGGCTGTTTATTTCAAAGGAATGACGACTCGAGAAATATCTGATTTGACCATGAAAATGGTTCAGACAGGGCAAGAGTTTGATTTATCAGCTATTGATGGGGTTAAGGTTGACAAGCATTCTACGGGTGGTGTTGGTGACAAGGTGACCTTGATTTTAGCTCCTTTAGTAGCGAGTTTTGGAGTTCCAGTCGCGAAAATGAGTGGTCGTGGTCTCGGCCATACGGGTGGAACGATTGATAAATTAGAATCAATCAAGGGCTATCAAGTAGAACGTAGTCAAGAGGATTTCATTCATCAAGTTCAGGATATTGGTGTATCTGTCATTGGGCAATCAGACCAGCTTGTCAAAGCAGATAAGCTTCTCTATGCCCTTCGTGATGTGACCGCAACTGTTGACACGATTCCTTTGATTGCCAGTTCTGTCATGAGCAAGAAAATTGCAGCAGGGGCGGATGCTATTTTGCTAGACGTGACTGTCGGTGAGGGGGCCTTCATGAAGACGGTTGATGAGGCGCGTGAATTGGCTCAAACCATGGTGGAACTTGGTAAGGCAGTTGGTAGAAAAACGGTAGCAGTCATTACGGATATGAGCCAGCCCTTGGGACGAGCGATTGGAAATCGCCTCGAAATTCTTGAAGCACTGGAGATTTTACAAGGTCAAGGCCGTCAGGATATTACCCATTTTATATGCGAATTGGCTCAAATTATGCTTGGCCTGGCAAATGTTAACAAGACAGTTGAAGAAGTTCGCCAACATCTTGAGAATGGTAAGGCACTGGCTAAGTTTGAGGAGATGGTCCAAGCCCAAGGTGGAGACTTGGAAGACCTCTATCGTCCTGTAAATGTTGCCCATGTGGTGGAAATCCCTGCTCAGGAAACGGGTGTCATTTCAGCTCTTCCAGCTATGGAATTTGGGCTTTATGCTATGAGACTGGGGGCAGGCCGTGCAGTTAAGTCTGATGCCTTGGACTATGAAACAGGAATTGTTTTTGAAAAGAAAGTTGGAGATTCCGTTCAAAAGGGAGAAATTGTTGCAAAAGTATATACAAATGGAAAAATTTCTTCTCAGCTAGTTACAGATTTTCAAAAATATGTTAAAATAAATGATAGTGTGCAAAGTTTACGAGAAATTATAGAAATCATCTCATAA
- a CDS encoding aminoglycoside 6-adenylyltransferase: MRTETEMLDVVLKTAETLQVTAVAMSGSRTDTKASKDEFQDYDVVYVVENLDELITDLSWLDQFGKRIIEQEVGLGQRRLYLMLFEDGNRIDLTLCPKQQIQEWVDSEAGFTVLEDPEHLFEPYSPNIERYWTNPASQTDFEKACNEFWWVSAYVVKGICRNQLIYATDHLYGICQQELLKILAWQVASARGRVEIGKNCKYLFNHLPVEKEKELSNLLDFSSLDKITQSLFDTMQLFHQEAQSLAQKMGFDYDKEVAEEMIQYAEERLLNC, translated from the coding sequence ATGAGAACTGAAACAGAAATGCTCGATGTAGTTTTAAAGACTGCTGAAACCTTACAAGTCACGGCTGTCGCCATGTCTGGTTCACGGACTGATACAAAAGCCTCAAAAGATGAATTTCAAGACTATGACGTAGTCTATGTTGTAGAGAATCTGGACGAGCTGATTACAGATTTATCTTGGTTGGACCAGTTTGGCAAACGCATTATCGAGCAAGAAGTTGGTCTTGGTCAACGTCGTCTATACCTCATGCTCTTTGAAGATGGAAATCGAATTGATCTAACCCTCTGTCCAAAACAACAAATTCAAGAGTGGGTGGATAGTGAGGCCGGATTTACTGTTTTAGAAGATCCAGAGCATTTATTTGAACCCTATTCACCAAATATAGAGCGTTACTGGACGAATCCAGCTAGTCAGACAGATTTTGAAAAAGCCTGCAATGAGTTCTGGTGGGTGTCGGCCTACGTTGTCAAAGGGATTTGTCGGAATCAGCTCATCTACGCGACCGATCATCTCTATGGCATTTGTCAACAAGAACTCCTGAAAATCTTGGCTTGGCAGGTAGCAAGTGCTAGGGGAAGAGTCGAAATCGGCAAGAACTGCAAGTATCTCTTTAACCATTTGCCAGTTGAAAAAGAGAAGGAGCTATCTAATCTTCTTGATTTTTCCAGTTTAGACAAAATCACTCAGTCTCTATTTGATACGATGCAACTTTTCCACCAAGAGGCTCAGTCCCTTGCTCAAAAGATGGGTTTTGACTACGATAAAGAAGTAGCTGAGGAGATGATTCAATACGCTGAGGAGAGACTTCTTAATTGCTGA
- a CDS encoding cytidine deaminase, translated as MATTELIELAIETSKKAYVPYSHFPIGAVLVAKDGSSYTGVNIENASYSLTNCGERTAIFKAVSEGQREFSELIVYGQTEKPISPCGACRQVMAEFFEQDLKVTLVAKDKSTVEMTVGELLPYSFTDLN; from the coding sequence ATGGCGACTACTGAGTTGATTGAACTAGCAATTGAAACCAGCAAGAAAGCCTATGTGCCCTATTCTCACTTTCCTATCGGAGCAGTTTTAGTGGCGAAAGATGGTAGCTCTTATACAGGTGTCAATATTGAGAATGCTAGTTATTCTTTGACTAACTGTGGAGAACGTACAGCGATTTTTAAAGCAGTTTCTGAAGGCCAAAGAGAATTTTCAGAATTGATTGTCTATGGTCAGACTGAAAAACCAATTTCGCCATGTGGTGCTTGTCGCCAAGTGATGGCTGAATTTTTTGAACAAGATCTAAAAGTGACCTTAGTCGCAAAAGATAAATCGACGGTCGAGATGACGGTCGGGGAGTTACTTCCATACTCTTTTACAGACTTAAACTAG
- the plsY gene encoding glycerol-3-phosphate 1-O-acyltransferase PlsY, with protein MITIVLLILAYLLGSIPSGLWIGQVFFQINLREHGSGNTGTTNTFRILGKKAGMATFVIDFFKGTLATLLPIMFHLQGVSPLIFGLLAVIGHTFPIFAGFKGGKAVATSAGVVFGFAPVFCLYLAVVFFGTLYLGSMISLSSVTASIAAVIGVLLFPLFGFILSHYDPLFIAIILALASLIIIRHKDNVARIKNKTENLVPWGLNLTNQHPKK; from the coding sequence ATGATTACAATAGTTTTATTAATCCTAGCTTATCTGCTGGGTTCGATTCCGTCTGGTCTCTGGATTGGACAAGTATTCTTTCAAATCAATCTGCGCGAGCATGGTTCTGGTAACACTGGAACGACCAATACCTTCCGCATTTTAGGCAAGAAAGCTGGTATGGCAACCTTTGTGATTGACTTTTTCAAAGGAACCCTAGCAACACTGCTTCCGATTATGTTTCATCTTCAAGGAGTTTCGCCTCTCATCTTTGGACTTTTGGCTGTCATTGGACATACCTTCCCTATCTTTGCAGGATTTAAGGGAGGCAAGGCTGTCGCAACCAGTGCTGGAGTGGTTTTCGGATTTGCACCTGTCTTCTGTCTCTACCTTGCAGTTGTTTTCTTTGGAACCCTCTATCTTGGTAGTATGATTTCACTATCTAGTGTCACAGCATCTATCGCGGCTGTCATTGGAGTTTTACTCTTTCCACTTTTTGGTTTTATCTTGAGTCACTATGACCCTCTCTTCATTGCTATTATCCTAGCACTTGCTAGTTTGATTATCATTCGTCATAAGGATAATGTCGCTCGTATCAAAAACAAGACTGAAAATTTAGTCCCTTGGGGATTGAACCTAACCAATCAACATCCTAAAAAATAA
- a CDS encoding ABC transporter permease produces the protein MSITTLLTLLVSSMLIYSAPLIFTSIGGVFSERGGVVNVGLEGIMVMGAFSGVVFNLEFAEQFGAATPWLSLLVAGLVGGVFSIIHAAATVHFRADHVVSGTVLNLMAPALAVFLVKVLYNKGQTDNLSQTFGRFDFPFLANIPVIGDIFFKSTSLLGYLAIAFSFLAWFILFKTRFGLRLRSVGEHPQAADTLGINVYKMRYLGVIISGFLGGIGGAIYAQSISVNFSVTTIVGPGFIALAAMIFGKWNPIGAMLSSLFFGLSQSLAVIGSQLPFLQGVPAVYLQIAPYVLTILVLAAFFGKAVAPKADGINYIKSK, from the coding sequence ATGTCTATTACAACATTGCTCACCCTCTTGGTATCTTCTATGCTGATTTACTCAGCACCCCTCATCTTTACAAGTATAGGTGGTGTTTTCTCTGAACGTGGTGGTGTGGTAAACGTCGGTCTTGAAGGAATTATGGTTATGGGTGCCTTTTCTGGAGTTGTCTTTAACCTTGAATTTGCAGAACAATTTGGAGCAGCAACTCCTTGGTTATCCTTGCTAGTTGCAGGATTGGTTGGTGGTGTCTTCTCTATCATACACGCAGCAGCGACGGTTCATTTCCGTGCAGACCATGTTGTCAGCGGTACGGTATTGAACTTGATGGCCCCAGCCTTGGCTGTTTTCTTGGTGAAAGTACTTTATAACAAAGGACAAACCGACAACCTAAGTCAGACTTTTGGACGCTTTGATTTCCCATTCTTGGCAAATATCCCAGTGATTGGTGATATCTTCTTCAAGTCAACTAGTCTACTTGGTTATCTGGCCATTGCCTTCTCTTTCCTTGCTTGGTTTATCCTCTTCAAGACTCGATTTGGTCTTCGTCTCCGCTCTGTCGGTGAACATCCTCAAGCAGCAGATACTTTGGGAATCAATGTCTACAAAATGAGATATTTAGGGGTTATTATTTCAGGTTTCCTAGGTGGAATTGGCGGAGCGATTTATGCTCAATCCATCTCAGTTAACTTCTCAGTGACAACTATTGTTGGACCTGGATTTATCGCTCTTGCTGCGATGATTTTCGGAAAATGGAATCCAATCGGAGCCATGCTTTCTAGTTTATTCTTTGGGCTTTCACAAAGTTTGGCTGTTATCGGTTCTCAATTGCCGTTCCTACAAGGAGTGCCTGCGGTTTATCTTCAAATCGCACCTTATGTTTTGACAATTCTTGTCTTGGCAGCCTTCTTTGGAAAAGCAGTCGCACCAAAAGCAGATGGTATCAACTATATCAAATCAAAATAA
- a CDS encoding BMP family lipoprotein has protein sequence MNKKQWLGLGLVAVAAVGLAACGNRSSRNAASSSDVKTKAAIVTDTGGVDDKSFNQSAWEGLQDWGKEHNLSKDKGFTYFQSTSEADYANNLQQAAGSYNLIFGVGFALHNAVEEAAKDHSDLNYVLIDDVIKDQKNVASVTFADNEAAYLAGVAAAKTTKTKQVGFVGGIESEVISRFAAGFKAGVESVDPSIKVQVDYAGSFGDAAKGKTIAAAQYAAGADVVYQAAGGTGAGVFAEAKSLNESRSESEKVWVIGVDRDQVAEGKYTSKDGKESNFVLVSTLKQVGTTVKDIANKAEKGEFPGGQVIVYSLKDKGVDLAVTNLSEEGKKAVEDAKAKILDGSVKVPEK, from the coding sequence ATGAACAAGAAACAATGGCTAGGCCTTGGTCTAGTTGCAGTGGCAGCAGTTGGACTTGCTGCATGTGGTAACCGCTCTTCTCGTAACGCAGCTTCATCTTCTGACGTGAAGACAAAAGCAGCAATCGTCACTGATACTGGTGGTGTTGATGACAAATCATTCAACCAATCAGCTTGGGAAGGTTTGCAAGACTGGGGTAAAGAACATAATCTTTCAAAAGATAAAGGTTTCACTTACTTCCAATCAACAAGTGAAGCTGACTATGCTAACAACTTGCAACAAGCGGCTGGAAGTTACAACCTAATCTTCGGTGTTGGTTTTGCCCTTCACAATGCGGTTGAAGAAGCAGCAAAAGACCACTCTGATTTGAACTATGTCTTGATTGATGATGTGATTAAAGATCAAAAGAATGTTGCTAGCGTAACGTTTGCTGATAACGAAGCTGCTTACCTTGCAGGTGTTGCAGCAGCCAAAACAACAAAAACAAAACAAGTTGGTTTTGTAGGTGGTATTGAGTCTGAAGTTATCTCACGTTTTGCAGCTGGATTTAAAGCTGGTGTTGAGTCAGTAGATCCATCTATCAAAGTACAAGTTGACTATGCTGGTTCATTTGGTGATGCTGCTAAAGGTAAAACAATTGCAGCAGCACAATACGCAGCTGGTGCAGACGTTGTTTATCAAGCAGCAGGTGGAACAGGTGCTGGTGTCTTTGCAGAAGCAAAATCACTCAATGAAAGCCGTTCTGAAAGTGAAAAAGTTTGGGTTATCGGTGTTGATCGTGACCAAGTAGCAGAAGGTAAGTACACTTCTAAAGATGGCAAAGAATCAAACTTCGTTCTTGTATCTACTTTGAAACAAGTTGGTACAACTGTAAAAGATATTGCTAACAAAGCAGAAAAAGGTGAATTCCCTGGCGGTCAAGTGATCGTTTACTCATTGAAAGATAAAGGGGTTGACTTGGCAGTAACAAACCTTTCAGAAGAAGGTAAAAAAGCTGTCGAAGATGCTAAAGCTAAAATCCTTGATGGAAGCGTAAAAGTTCCTGAAAAATAA
- the deoC gene encoding deoxyribose-phosphate aldolase, with protein MKLNKYIDHTLLKQDATVNQIDCLLSEAREYDFASVCVNPTWVEHAKKGLEGTDVKVCTVVGFPLGATTSAVKSFETKEAIQNGADEIDMVINVGALKTGNLDLVESDIRAVVEASGDKLVKVIIEACLLTDQEKVVACQLAQKAGADFVKTSTGFSTGGATVADVRLMRETVGPDMGVKAAGGARSYADALAFVEAGATRIGTSAGVAILKGELADGDY; from the coding sequence ATGAAATTAAATAAATATATCGATCATACACTTTTGAAACAAGATGCGACAGTAAATCAAATTGATTGTTTGTTGTCTGAAGCTAGAGAGTATGATTTTGCCAGTGTTTGCGTTAATCCGACCTGGGTTGAACATGCTAAAAAAGGGCTTGAAGGCACAGATGTCAAGGTCTGCACAGTAGTTGGTTTCCCCTTGGGAGCAACAACTTCAGCCGTGAAATCATTTGAAACCAAGGAAGCTATCCAAAATGGTGCAGATGAGATTGATATGGTGATTAATGTTGGAGCTCTCAAAACAGGTAATCTTGATTTGGTTGAGTCGGATATTCGCGCAGTAGTAGAAGCAAGTGGTGACAAGTTAGTGAAAGTCATTATTGAAGCTTGCCTTCTGACAGACCAAGAAAAAGTTGTGGCTTGCCAATTAGCCCAAAAAGCAGGAGCTGATTTTGTTAAAACATCTACTGGCTTTTCAACTGGTGGTGCGACAGTAGCAGATGTTAGATTAATGCGTGAAACAGTTGGACCTGATATGGGAGTCAAGGCTGCAGGTGGAGCTCGTTCTTATGCAGATGCTCTTGCCTTTGTGGAAGCAGGGGCGACCCGTATCGGAACGTCAGCTGGGGTAGCCATTTTAAAAGGAGAATTGGCTGATGGCGACTACTGA
- the parE gene encoding DNA topoisomerase IV subunit B: MSKKEININNYNDDAIQVLEGLDAVRKRPGMYIGSTDGAGLHHLVWEIVDNAVDEALSGFGDRIDVTINKDGSLTVQDHGRGMPTGMHAMGIPTVEVIFTILHAGGKFGQGGYKTSGGLHGVGSSVVNALSSWLEVEITRDGAIYKQRFENGGKPVTTLKKIGTAPKSKTGTKVTFMPDATIFSTTDFKYNTISERLNESAFLLKNVTLSLTDERTDEAIEFHYENGVQDFVSYLNEDKETLTPVLYFEGEDNGFQVEVALQYNDGFSDNILSFVNNVRTKDGGTHETGLKSAITKVMNDYARKTGLLKEKDKNLEGSDYREGLAAVLSILVPEEHLQFEGQTKDKLGSPLARPVVDGIVADKLTFFLMENGELASNLIRKAIKARDAREAARKARDESRNGKKNKKDKGLLSGKLTPAQSKNPAKNELYLVEGDSAGGSAKQGRDRKFQAILPLRGKVINTAKAKMADILKNEEINTMIYTIGAGVGADFSLEDANYDKIIIMTDADTDGAHIQTLLLTFFYRYMRPLVEAGHVYIALPPLYKMSKGKGKKEEVAYAWTDGELEELRKQLGKGATLQRYKGLGEMNADQLWETTMNPETRTLIRVTIEDLARAERRVNVLMGDKVEPRRKWIEDNVKFTLEEATVF; the protein is encoded by the coding sequence GTGTCAAAAAAGGAAATCAATATTAACAATTATAATGATGATGCCATTCAGGTGCTAGAAGGGTTGGATGCGGTCCGAAAACGTCCAGGGATGTATATCGGATCGACCGATGGCGCTGGGCTCCACCACCTAGTCTGGGAAATCGTCGATAATGCTGTCGATGAAGCCTTGTCTGGATTTGGTGACCGTATTGATGTGACCATTAATAAAGACGGCAGTTTAACGGTTCAAGACCACGGACGTGGGATGCCGACTGGAATGCACGCTATGGGAATCCCAACAGTTGAGGTTATCTTTACCATTCTTCACGCCGGAGGGAAATTCGGTCAGGGTGGCTACAAGACATCTGGTGGTCTCCACGGGGTGGGTTCTTCCGTTGTTAACGCTCTTTCAAGTTGGCTAGAAGTTGAAATCACTCGCGATGGTGCAATCTACAAGCAACGTTTTGAAAATGGTGGAAAACCTGTCACGACTCTGAAGAAAATCGGTACAGCACCCAAGTCTAAAACAGGTACCAAGGTTACTTTTATGCCTGATGCGACGATCTTCTCTACGACAGATTTCAAGTACAATACCATCTCAGAGCGTCTTAATGAATCAGCCTTTCTCTTGAAAAATGTGACCTTGTCCTTGACGGACGAGCGAACAGATGAAGCGATCGAGTTTCACTATGAAAATGGGGTGCAGGACTTTGTTTCTTATCTTAACGAAGACAAGGAGACCTTAACGCCAGTTCTTTACTTTGAAGGAGAAGATAATGGTTTCCAAGTGGAAGTGGCTCTCCAGTACAATGATGGATTTTCAGATAACATTCTATCCTTTGTTAATAACGTTCGTACTAAAGACGGTGGAACGCATGAGACAGGACTCAAGTCTGCTATCACTAAGGTCATGAATGACTATGCGCGTAAGACAGGTCTTCTCAAGGAAAAAGATAAAAACCTTGAAGGGTCAGACTATCGTGAGGGACTAGCGGCCGTTCTTTCTATCTTGGTTCCAGAAGAACACCTCCAGTTTGAAGGCCAGACCAAGGACAAACTAGGAAGTCCACTTGCTCGTCCGGTTGTGGATGGCATTGTGGCGGATAAGTTGACCTTCTTCCTTATGGAAAATGGGGAATTGGCTTCTAATCTCATTCGCAAGGCTATCAAGGCCCGTGACGCTCGTGAAGCGGCACGTAAGGCGCGTGATGAGAGCCGAAATGGTAAGAAAAATAAAAAAGACAAGGGCCTGTTGTCAGGGAAATTAACACCTGCCCAGTCCAAGAATCCAGCTAAGAATGAACTCTATCTAGTCGAGGGGGATTCTGCCGGTGGTTCTGCCAAGCAAGGTCGTGACCGCAAGTTCCAAGCTATCTTGCCTCTTCGTGGTAAGGTTATCAACACAGCCAAGGCCAAGATGGCGGATATCCTTAAAAATGAGGAAATCAACACCATGATTTATACCATTGGTGCGGGTGTCGGAGCAGACTTCTCCCTTGAAGATGCCAACTATGACAAGATCATTATCATGACCGATGCGGATACAGACGGTGCCCACATTCAGACTTTACTCTTGACATTTTTCTACCGCTACATGCGTCCGCTAGTTGAGGCGGGACATGTCTATATTGCCCTTCCGCCTCTTTACAAGATGTCCAAAGGAAAAGGCAAGAAAGAAGAAGTGGCCTACGCTTGGACAGACGGAGAACTTGAAGAACTCCGCAAGCAGCTCGGTAAAGGCGCTACCCTCCAACGCTATAAAGGGCTTGGTGAGATGAATGCGGACCAGCTCTGGGAAACAACCATGAATCCAGAAACCCGTACCCTTATCCGTGTCACCATTGAAGATCTGGCTCGCGCCGAACGTCGCGTCAATGTCCTTATGGGAGACAAGGTCGAACCACGACGTAAGTGGATTGAAGATAATGTCAAGTTTACGCTGGAAGAAGCGACAGTATTTTAA
- a CDS encoding ABC transporter permease translates to MSKKLQQISVPLISVFLGILLGAIVMWIFGYDAIWGYEELFYTAFGSLRGIGEIFRAMGPLVLIGLGFAVASRAGFFNVGLPGQALAGWILSGWFALSHPDMPRPLMILATIAIALIAGGIVGAIPGILRAYLGTSEVIVTIMMNYIVLYVGNAFIHAFPKDFMQSTDSTIRVGANATYQTPWLSELTGNSRMNIGIFFAIIAVAVIWFMLKKTTLGFEIRAVGLNPHASEYAGISAKRTIILSMIISGALAGLGGAVEGLGTFQNVYVQGASLAVGFNGMAVSLLAANSPIGILFAAFLFGVLQVGAPGMNAAQVPSELVSIVTASIIFFVSVHYLIERFVKPKKQVKGGK, encoded by the coding sequence ATGTCTAAAAAATTACAACAAATTTCGGTTCCCTTGATTTCTGTATTCCTAGGAATTTTACTCGGAGCCATTGTCATGTGGATCTTTGGTTATGATGCTATTTGGGGCTATGAAGAATTGTTCTATACAGCCTTTGGTAGCCTGCGTGGAATTGGAGAAATCTTCCGTGCTATGGGGCCATTGGTCTTGATTGGTCTTGGTTTTGCCGTTGCCAGTCGAGCAGGTTTCTTTAACGTCGGGCTTCCTGGTCAGGCTTTGGCGGGTTGGATTCTCAGTGGTTGGTTTGCCCTGTCGCATCCAGATATGCCGCGTCCCTTGATGATTCTAGCAACCATCGCGATTGCCTTGATTGCTGGTGGAATTGTCGGCGCGATTCCGGGTATTCTGAGAGCCTATCTAGGGACGTCAGAGGTCATTGTGACCATCATGATGAACTACATTGTATTGTATGTAGGAAATGCCTTTATCCATGCCTTCCCTAAAGACTTTATGCAAAGTACAGATTCGACCATTCGTGTTGGGGCTAATGCAACCTATCAGACACCTTGGTTGTCTGAGTTGACTGGTAATTCGCGGATGAATATTGGTATTTTCTTTGCCATCATTGCCGTTGCAGTTATTTGGTTCATGCTCAAGAAAACAACTCTTGGTTTTGAAATCCGTGCGGTTGGTCTGAATCCACATGCTTCAGAATATGCTGGTATTTCTGCAAAAAGAACGATTATCCTCTCAATGATTATCTCAGGTGCCTTGGCAGGTCTTGGTGGAGCTGTTGAAGGTCTGGGAACCTTCCAGAACGTTTATGTTCAGGGGGCGTCATTAGCTGTCGGATTTAACGGAATGGCGGTTAGTCTGCTTGCGGCCAACTCACCAATTGGTATTCTATTTGCAGCCTTCTTATTTGGTGTTCTCCAAGTTGGAGCCCCTGGTATGAATGCGGCGCAGGTACCGTCTGAGCTTGTCAGCATTGTAACAGCGTCTATTATCTTCTTTGTCAGTGTTCATTACCTTATCGAACGCTTTGTCAAACCGAAAAAACAAGTTAAAGGAGGTAAGTAA